The following DNA comes from Fundulus heteroclitus isolate FHET01 chromosome 1, MU-UCD_Fhet_4.1, whole genome shotgun sequence.
ATGAGTGGCggtggattgaacagagctctgtaaCATGTTCAAATCTTGGGATATTGTTGTATAACCCAACCCTGCTTTCAACTTCTCCACAACCCTGTCTCCGATCCATTAACCTTGTTCCTTGGTTCTCTTGGTGATGTTTGTGCTCACCAATCAAACTATAGGAGACCTCACAGAACAAATTAAACTGCATAGAACTCAACTCACTGACTTCTGCAGTCAGGTTCACTGGATTTTATCCAGGTGTATTAGGGCAAAGGGGGCTGCATTCAAgcgcacgccacacttttcagtttgaTAAATGCAACATATTTGGGAAAACATGTATCGTTTTTCTTAAACTTCACCATTACACACTACTTTGTGAcaaaatttgacaaaatgtttaCTTTCTAAGGATCGCCTGGTTTCTAGTTTTGTCCAAAGATTGGGATAGATTTGATGCAATAATCTCTGGACTCTGGTTCTTTTTGAACGGAAGCTTAATTTATCAAAATATTTCAGATGAAACCAGAAAGGatgcattaataaaaatgtaaataaattatattatagCAAGCAGAACGCTGAATTCTGTTTTATATAATTACAAAATAGCTGCGCGGCCAGTATGACTTTCAAGCAGCCATCCATTACACCCAATGAAATAAGGCAACAATGGTGACACGCCAATATTTACGCACAAGCTTTcaagtccacacacacacatacacaaaaataCAGCATTTCAGTTAAAATGGCGGAGGATCTGAAAACCAAAAGCTAAAACCAAACTATCAAGTCCTTTGAAACCCACAATTAtatatcaaaaaatatatataacctTACCACCAATTCCTCCAGATGCATCTTTAATGAATGAACATTATCTTCCCCTTACAACCTTAAGCATGCCGGACGCcgtagtaacaaaaaaataaaaatgcagccgcctagttttattattttaaatcaacgaTAATTAATTAGGAAACATTTTCTCCGCCTAAGATCGGAAACGCGTCTGGTTGATAACATCCATGCCGTACAAAAAGGATGTATCTAAtggacattttgaaaataaaaaaaaagccaacacaCAAACCGGAGCCTGTTCTTATTTCCTTAAAGAGACAATGAGAAATGTAACCTCGTCTGTTTTAAAACAGTTATAAATGTGAAAGTAAAGGCGTTGGCAACATTTAGGAAACTGACATTTGGCTTACCAGCGCTGCTTTCCTGCGGCTCCGAAGCTCAAGATTGCGCATGCGCGCAGCTACCACACAGTAGccgatagcttttttttttttattttcctaacgACAGCTCGGCTCCTTTAGCAGGCGCATCGTTTTTAACTGTACTTGAGGGAACATGCTGGGGTTTGACAAGTAAACAGCACGCCGGTCCAAGTCCACTCCGCCATGTTTACATGCAGACGACTGTTCGGGGCAGAACCCGAGGATGTTCTCACCCCCAGAACCGCTTTCATGAAAGACCACTTATATAATTAGCGCGATATAGGTCACGTCGATTCCGCAGTCAATTCTTCCTTGAATGAAGCACGCCACATGTGGACTTTTTCAGACCTTTAATTAaacatacaatttaaaaaaatctcttaaaTCATCGGGAGCAAAAACAATTGGGCAAGCTTATAATGCTGCATTCAGCTCATTTCTACAATAACCAATGCACACTATGGAAAAATCCGCTTAGAATGCAATTATGGTGATGAAGTGCAGTATGGGAAGCACACTTTAAaccaagagaaaaaaagatggaaaactAATCCTAATGGGGCGTCAGCCACGGCATCAGGAAAACTTAACACTGCATTGTAGGCATTAGTCTACTGACGCTCATCCACTGCCTTAATTTATCCAACTTTGGGTAAATACATTGGATCAAGCCCTACTTATGTACAACTTGTGTAAAAAGAATCTATTAACCCAACTACAATGTAGTTTGTCGCGTCGCCCTGTAAATTTAATGTTTCAAGCGTTCACATCCAACAAAgctttgtccaaaaaaaaaaaaaaaaaaaaaaaaaagtcacgaGGAAAAGAGAAAACCTGCATCAGCTTCAACATTCACCCACAACTAAAACACTTtggtacaaaacaaaaaatgtgtttgagacAAATTATGCTTTACATGATATCTGGGGAAAGTAAGAATGATAAACATCACCCAGTGTACCACTAGCAAGTTTACCAACGGTGACCAGAGTACTCCACCTTGTTCTTACAAAGCaagctaaattatttaaatgaaaacggggtttaaaaaaaaaaagtttacatttgTGGGACAGCAAACAGTCTTAACCGGAAGACTACTCAGAAAAATTAGGGACATGTCTTTTTCAGAGGTGGGTTTAATACCAATTCCAAACACAGAGCCCTGATGGTGTGCATTTATTGATGACATGTCAAAACAGCACACTGAGGAGAGAACAGAAACCAAGTAAGGAAGCAGAAGCCCGGGACACTTCTATTTACAACATTATAATAAAACtcgaaagaaacaaaaaaactttccgCATCTAATCCTGAGAGGCTGATCTAGACCGTGAACGAGATCTTGAGCGGGACACTGAGCGGGATGCTGAACGTTTCTCTCTGGATTTAGATCGTCGCCCCTCTTCCTGTGGGGACGGAGAGCGGGAAGCTGATTTGGCAGCACTCTCCTCCTTTCCATTCTCAACAGGGGAGGGTGACCGGCTGCGGGACTTCTTCTCTTCACCACCAACATCCATCTCCTTGGATCTGCTCCGAGAATCCCGATCCGACTTTACTTTAGAGCGGCTCTTAGAGCGGGACTTGGATTTCCGGTCAGCTGAGCGGGAACGGGATTTCCGTGACCCTGAGCGAGATTTGGACTTGTGGGACCCAGAACGAGATCTGCGGGTGCGAGAGCGAGATTTCCGCTCTCCTGACTTGGAACGAGACTTCCTCTCAGACCTTGAGCGACTACGATCACGTCTCTTGCTGCGGGATCGAgatctgatggagagaacaaaacatttaaagtttttgtatGTCTGCtcagctttacaaaaaaaaaatataaataaataaacttacaggGAATTCATAAGATTACTCTTTTGCTTTCAAACTCACCTGGAGTGAGATCTGGACCGGCTCCTTGAGCTCCTGTGGCTCCTGCTACGGGAGCGGCGGCGACTTCGAGATCTAATGACAGAAGACTCAAACACGTCATCTCAGGTGAAGCTTTTAAATCAAACATCAACTCGTTTGTCCTAAGAAATTAGTTTGAAATCCATGAGTAATCCCACCTGGAGCGGCTTCCAGAGTAAGACCTTCGTTTGCGAGGTCTGTCCTCCACCAGCCGAATCTTACGGCCGTTGATGTCTGTGCCGTCTAACTTGTCAATGGCCCTTTTCATGTCAGAGTGGGTCCGGAACTCAATCACCCCCTCATTGGTCCGTTCTTTGTGGGCGTCGGCGTAAGTCACCTCTCCTGCCTGACGCATGAAATCCTGAACAAGACGCGTTAAACAAGGACAAATATAATTACATGCCAACAGCTTCGGTCTTCAGTGGCTGACTGAATAAATAAGAGGTAAAGCGGCTTACCTTGAGGTcctgccagctgcagcggctcgACAAGTTTTCCACAATAAGACGGTACTCTGTACGGACTGGAGGTCCATACTTGTCCCTTCCAGAGCGGCTCCTGCTGCTGTAACCACTACCTTTAAAGACGACAGCACAGGCAAACCTTTCTTAGAACAAACTAAAGTTAAAGAGTCAATAAAACTACTGGTCTGGACTACTGAATGAAAACAGGCCAGATCAAACTGGGGAACAAATAGGAGTCCCTTAAATCCCTAACTCCTTCAAAGAGCTTCAGATAAGAAATTTAACTACAGCATAGACTCTAAAGTCTGTAGCGTTCACATTAGAAAGATGTTTGCTGCTGCAAAGAACACCACTGCTTCTATTTCCAGCAAAATACTTCTTAACTAAAGTATATTGTATTATACTGAAAAGCTTTGGCTGGACAGTGATGTTCTTTCAGGTCCTCTGAACCCTGCAACAAAAGGAG
Coding sequences within:
- the LOC105936400 gene encoding serine/arginine-rich splicing factor 6; this encodes MPRVYIGRLSYHVREKDIQRFFSGYGKLLEIDLKNGYGFVELEDNRDADDAVYELNGKELCGERVIVEHARGPRRDRDSYGGGYWGGGRSSGYSSRSRSGRDKYGPPVRTEYRLIVENLSSRCSWQDLKDFMRQAGEVTYADAHKERTNEGVIEFRTHSDMKRAIDKLDGTDINGRKIRLVEDRPRKRRSYSGSRSRSRSRRRSRSRSHRSSRSRSRSHSRSRSRSKRRDRSRSRSERKSRSKSGERKSRSRTRRSRSGSHKSKSRSGSRKSRSRSADRKSKSRSKSRSKVKSDRDSRSRSKEMDVGGEEKKSRSRSPSPVENGKEESAAKSASRSPSPQEEGRRSKSREKRSASRSVSRSRSRSRSRSASQD